The genomic segment TTCTTAAAAAAACTCCTATAACAGCAGTAGCAGCTATACTTCAACACAACACAGGTGGTATACTAAGCTTACAAGAAAGCAACATACTATCTCCAAAAGATATGACAGGTAAAAAATACTCAACTTGGCAAGACCCGATAGATGACGCAACCATAAAATACATAGTAAATAAAGATGGTGGCAACTGGGATAAAATAAGCCTAATACCGGGCGAATCAACAGACGCTACAACAGCTTTAAGACTTAAAATGTTTGACGCGATACTTGTTTATAAGGGCTGGGACTACATATACTCTAAGGTAAAAAATGTAAAAACAAATTTTTTCTTACTTAAAGACTATGCAAAAGAGTTTGATTACTATGCTCCTGTTATCATAGCAAACAATGATTTTTTAAAAAATAGTCCGGAGATCGCCAAAAAAGCTCTAAAAGCTATCAAAAAAGGCTATGAATTTGCTGCTAAAAACCCAGAACAAGCAGCTGAGGTTTTGATACAAAATGCACCAGAAGGCGACGCTAATCTTATCAGAGAGAGTCAAAAATTTGTATCAACACAATACATAGCTGATGCGAAATCTTGGGGCATAATAGACCCAAAAAGATGGAATGCATTTTATGAATGGCTATACAATCAAA from the Campylobacter pinnipediorum subsp. pinnipediorum genome contains:
- a CDS encoding ABC transporter substrate-binding protein: MKKKIFFILSMLLFVGLNANDDIKKLTIVLDWVPNTNHTGLFVAKDKGYFKDEGVDVDIVQPSEDSSSTIVGYGRAELGVYFQPNMVKRLLKKTPITAVAAILQHNTGGILSLQESNILSPKDMTGKKYSTWQDPIDDATIKYIVNKDGGNWDKISLIPGESTDATTALRLKMFDAILVYKGWDYIYSKVKNVKTNFFLLKDYAKEFDYYAPVIIANNDFLKNSPEIAKKALKAIKKGYEFAAKNPEQAAEVLIQNAPEGDANLIRESQKFVSTQYIADAKSWGIIDPKRWNAFYEWLYNQKLIKEPLTDQGFTNEFLK